One part of the Candidatus Bathyarchaeota archaeon genome encodes these proteins:
- a CDS encoding DUF763 domain-containing protein, giving the protein MFRSGVATLPLHGGKAPSWLTGRMRRLAREIAHIIIDEYGTAKFIERLSDPYWFQALGCVLAYDWHSSGVTTVVTGVLKTALSPQEHGVAVCGGKGKTSRKTPSDIQAAGEKWGFSQESIDNLAYTSRMTAKVDNTAIQAGYQLYHHTLLVTREGKWAVIQQGMSDQDRSARRYHWLSEHTHDFVVEPHHAIACNVKREKALNMVARASEEARKASVDLAKEPPKKLMRLIQSATKPQHQASLQTWIPKTDDPWIQTQTTLNMPRNINWDTLSRLYEFQPSNYEEFLSVKGVGPATVRGLALVAELVYGEPPSWEDPVKFSFAYGGKDGVPFPVDRKAIDESIEILKKSVEEAKIGENDKLRSLQNLRRFVPQNANS; this is encoded by the coding sequence ATGTTTCGGTCTGGCGTTGCAACTTTGCCCCTGCATGGCGGCAAGGCTCCTTCTTGGCTCACAGGACGCATGCGTCGTTTAGCCCGAGAAATAGCCCACATCATAATCGATGAGTACGGCACTGCGAAATTCATCGAGCGTTTAAGCGACCCCTATTGGTTTCAAGCGTTAGGCTGCGTTCTCGCGTATGATTGGCATAGTAGCGGGGTAACAACTGTCGTTACAGGCGTCCTTAAAACGGCGCTGTCGCCGCAGGAACATGGCGTTGCAGTTTGCGGTGGAAAAGGCAAAACATCCCGTAAAACTCCCAGTGACATCCAAGCAGCAGGCGAAAAATGGGGTTTTTCACAAGAAAGCATCGACAACCTCGCATACACCAGCCGCATGACCGCCAAAGTCGACAACACCGCTATTCAAGCAGGGTATCAACTCTACCACCACACTTTACTCGTTACAAGAGAGGGCAAATGGGCGGTTATTCAGCAAGGGATGAGCGATCAAGACCGCAGCGCACGCCGCTACCACTGGCTCTCAGAACACACACATGATTTCGTGGTTGAACCACACCACGCTATAGCATGCAACGTAAAGCGTGAAAAAGCCCTCAACATGGTTGCCCGCGCCAGCGAAGAAGCACGCAAAGCCTCGGTCGATTTAGCAAAGGAACCACCAAAGAAGCTAATGCGACTCATCCAATCCGCCACCAAACCCCAACATCAGGCTTCACTCCAAACCTGGATTCCCAAAACCGACGACCCATGGATACAAACACAAACCACGCTGAACATGCCTCGTAACATCAACTGGGACACACTCAGCCGCCTCTACGAATTCCAACCCAGCAACTATGAAGAGTTCTTGAGCGTTAAAGGTGTGGGGCCCGCAACTGTTCGCGGATTGGCGCTTGTTGCAGAGTTGGTTTATGGGGAGCCGCCAAGTTGGGAAGACCCCGTTAAATTTAGCTTTGCATACGGCGGCAAAGACGGTGTTCCGTTTCCCGTGGACCGTAAAGCGATTGATGAATCTATAGAAATCCTCAAAAAGTCAGTTGAAGAAGCCAAAATCGGCGAAAACGACAAGCTGCGTTCCCTGCAGAATCTAAGGCGGTTTGTGCCACAGAACGCAAATTCTTAA
- a CDS encoding inositol-3-phosphate synthase, producing the protein MPKIRVALIGVGNCASSFIQGIQYYSNQTKTEGLRNPILAGFTPKDIEVVAAFDVDSRKVGKDLSEAIFSKPNNAPKVCDVPKLGVKVAKGPLLDGVGESTKALIEVSSEADVNVAQILISAHAEIAINLLPSGASNATRFYAMQAIAAGCAFINATPNFVASEPQTAAQFEDAELPLVGDDLVDQIGSTALHKTLLKLLSESGVHIDETYQLDVGGGTESVDTMDRTRDTKRIIKTQSVASALPYKTEIVAGSTDYVDFLQNKRDSYFWISGTYFCNTPLKIDLKFQTTDAPNAGSVLFDVVRAVKVALTKKQGGAIEAISAYGFKHPPKMLPLEAAEAAFKNFVA; encoded by the coding sequence ATGCCCAAAATCAGAGTAGCTCTAATCGGCGTGGGAAACTGCGCCTCATCATTCATCCAAGGCATCCAATATTACAGTAACCAAACCAAAACCGAAGGTCTCCGCAACCCCATATTAGCTGGGTTCACCCCCAAAGACATCGAGGTTGTCGCAGCCTTTGATGTGGACAGCCGTAAAGTCGGTAAAGACCTCTCCGAAGCAATTTTCTCCAAACCGAACAATGCGCCTAAAGTCTGCGACGTACCCAAACTCGGCGTCAAAGTCGCAAAGGGTCCGCTTCTAGACGGCGTCGGCGAATCAACAAAAGCCCTCATAGAGGTCAGTTCAGAAGCTGATGTGAACGTTGCGCAAATCCTCATATCCGCGCATGCAGAAATCGCTATTAACTTGCTTCCAAGTGGTGCCTCTAACGCAACACGTTTCTACGCGATGCAAGCCATCGCTGCAGGCTGTGCATTTATCAACGCCACACCGAACTTCGTCGCCAGTGAACCCCAGACCGCTGCGCAGTTTGAAGATGCAGAGCTGCCTCTTGTAGGCGACGACTTAGTTGACCAAATCGGCTCAACCGCGCTCCACAAAACCCTTCTAAAACTCCTAAGCGAAAGCGGCGTTCATATAGACGAAACCTACCAACTCGACGTTGGAGGCGGCACAGAATCCGTTGACACCATGGACCGCACCCGCGACACAAAACGCATCATAAAAACCCAATCAGTTGCCTCTGCGCTGCCGTACAAAACCGAAATCGTCGCAGGTTCAACTGACTACGTCGATTTCCTACAGAACAAGCGTGACAGTTACTTCTGGATAAGCGGCACATACTTCTGCAATACACCTCTCAAAATCGACCTCAAATTCCAAACCACCGACGCACCGAACGCAGGCTCAGTCCTCTTTGACGTAGTACGCGCAGTCAAGGTGGCGTTGACTAAAAAGCAGGGCGGTGCGATTGAGGCAATCAGTGCTTATGGCTTCAAACACCCGCCAAAGATGTTGCCTCTTGAGGCTGCTGAAGCGGCATTCAAAAATTTTGTCGCATAA
- a CDS encoding nitroreductase family protein, whose amino-acid sequence MEFMDVVTSRKSVRDYEDKPVEEEKLTAVLEAARWAPSWANKQATRYIVVTEKRRIEDLCNMFMGFVKKAPVVIVACANPKDSGSRNGMDYYLVDVGISMQQLVLAATNVGLGTCWIGGFDEDKVKKALGIPENIKVVALTPLGYAADTSMKNKLVRSTVGADKRKPLEEIVHREKW is encoded by the coding sequence ATGGAGTTTATGGATGTAGTTACCTCAAGAAAAAGCGTACGGGACTATGAGGATAAACCAGTTGAAGAAGAAAAATTAACCGCCGTTTTGGAGGCGGCAAGGTGGGCGCCTTCTTGGGCAAACAAGCAAGCCACAAGGTATATCGTTGTAACAGAAAAGAGGCGAATTGAAGACTTATGCAACATGTTTATGGGTTTTGTGAAAAAGGCACCAGTTGTTATTGTTGCATGCGCTAACCCTAAAGATAGCGGTTCACGCAACGGCATGGACTACTACCTTGTTGATGTGGGAATTTCGATGCAACAACTAGTTTTAGCAGCGACCAACGTGGGTTTAGGCACATGCTGGATAGGCGGCTTCGACGAAGACAAAGTCAAAAAAGCACTGGGAATCCCCGAGAACATCAAGGTGGTTGCCTTAACTCCTTTGGGGTACGCTGCAGATACAAGCATGAAAAATAAGCTTGTACGCAGCACGGTTGGCGCTGACAAAAGAAAACCGCTGGAAGAAATAGTTCATAGAGAAAAATGGTAG
- a CDS encoding bifunctional phosphoglucose/phosphomannose isomerase, giving the protein MNKPLLDDIEKIRAVDKSSMIDFCINAPKHYREAAKIAQKIKTSYDAPANIIIAGMGGSAIGGDLFKDWARNKIAMPIEVSREYNLPEYANQKTLVVVSSYSGDTEESLSAFLDALKRGCMIFCISSGGELIKAAKKHKVPHLQVPGGMSPRAALPYMLVPLLVYMEKAGLVKGVTEELEETFTVLERIVEENGPERPQNDNFAKNTAHFLWDSAPVVYGFGFYRSVAQRFKQQFNENSKSPAKWEYFPELDHNEIVGWSGKGEQCKWFSIIFIRDADEPGEIESRIDITKAIIESAGIVTFDLHVQGKSCLAKMLSTVVVGDFLSVYLAVERKADPSPVPTIDLLKNKLKENGVRDEIISQLEKR; this is encoded by the coding sequence GTGAATAAGCCCCTTTTAGATGACATAGAAAAAATTCGTGCCGTAGACAAAAGCAGCATGATAGATTTCTGCATCAACGCGCCGAAGCATTACCGTGAAGCAGCAAAGATAGCTCAAAAAATCAAAACGAGCTACGATGCCCCCGCCAACATAATCATAGCAGGTATGGGCGGCTCTGCAATCGGCGGCGATTTGTTCAAGGATTGGGCAAGAAACAAAATCGCTATGCCCATAGAAGTGAGCCGAGAATACAACCTGCCTGAATACGCGAACCAAAAAACGCTTGTGGTCGTTTCAAGTTACTCAGGAGACACCGAAGAATCGCTAAGCGCGTTTCTGGATGCGTTGAAGCGTGGCTGCATGATTTTCTGCATCAGCAGCGGCGGCGAATTGATTAAAGCCGCAAAAAAACACAAAGTGCCTCACCTGCAGGTTCCTGGCGGAATGTCTCCCCGTGCGGCGTTGCCTTACATGTTGGTTCCTTTGCTGGTTTACATGGAGAAAGCTGGGTTGGTTAAGGGTGTAACTGAGGAATTGGAAGAGACCTTTACGGTTTTAGAGCGGATAGTTGAAGAAAACGGTCCAGAGCGGCCGCAAAACGACAACTTCGCCAAGAACACCGCGCATTTCCTTTGGGATTCAGCCCCCGTTGTTTACGGCTTTGGTTTCTATCGCAGCGTAGCCCAGAGGTTTAAGCAGCAATTTAACGAAAACAGCAAATCCCCTGCCAAATGGGAATACTTCCCAGAGCTAGACCACAACGAAATAGTGGGCTGGTCTGGCAAAGGGGAACAGTGCAAATGGTTCAGCATCATCTTTATCCGTGACGCAGATGAACCAGGCGAAATTGAAAGCCGCATCGACATTACCAAAGCCATAATCGAAAGTGCAGGCATAGTCACCTTTGATTTGCATGTGCAGGGTAAAAGCTGCCTTGCCAAGATGCTCTCCACTGTGGTTGTGGGTGACTTTTTGAGTGTCTATTTGGCTGTTGAACGTAAAGCTGATCCATCACCTGTTCCAACTATTGATTTGTTGAAGAACAAGTTGAAGGAAAACGGGGTTAGAGACGAAATAATCAGCCAGCTAGAAAAACGGTAG